One region of Thunnus thynnus chromosome 14, fThuThy2.1, whole genome shotgun sequence genomic DNA includes:
- the LOC137197454 gene encoding ovarian cancer G-protein coupled receptor 1-like — translation MCSFIPASLKVQNNNVAPIYIINLLISDIIQFCCMIVKKARPDWKNNEIFYYIYCFGVLASVGFMVCVALERYLVIAWPLWYRFRSTIKISLVVCVVVWTLPLVYVLPHYYWNDHRVTNTLTAVFFLVPFPLLIFFLGGTLKSLFAAISVPSDEKRRIVGILVLVLLIYTLVFLPKIIWILVEEARDNDTFDNLTFILLRFSPLADLILYVFMRKGAIDKLLASLCCCRMDSDDNSRSSV, via the exons ATGTGTAGCTTCATTCCAGCTTCTCTTAAG GTGCAAAATAACAATGTTGCTCCAATCTACATCATCAACCTCCTCATCTCTGACATCATTCAGTTCTGTTGCATGATCGTAAAAAAGGCAAGACCTGACTGGAAGAACAATGAAATCTTCTATTATATTTACTGCTTTGGTGTGCTGGCCAGTGTTGGCTTCATGGTCTGTGTCGCCCTGGAAAG gtatttggtcatcGCATGGCCACTGTGGTACCGCTTCAGAAGCACCATCAAGATCTCTCTCGTGGTCTGTGTCGTGGTCTGGACCCTTCCTCTTGTTTATGTCCTTCCTCACTATTACTGGAATGATCATAGGGTCACAAACACCCTTACCGCCGTCTTCTTCCTCGTTCCTTTCCCACTGCTCATATTCTTCCTGGGTGGGACCCTCAAATCGCTGTTTGCTGCCATCTCAGTCCcctctgatgaaaaacgacgaATTGTGGGAATTTTGGTCCTGGTGCTGCTCATCTACACGCTGGTGTTTCTACCCAAAATCATCTGGATTCTGGTAGAAGAAGCCAGAGATAATGATACCTTCGACAACCTGACTTTCATTCTTCTCAGATTCAGTCCTCTTGCAGACTtgattctgtatgttttcatgagGAAAGGGGCCATAGACAAGCTTTTggcctctctgtgttgttgcagaATGGACAGTGATGATAACAGCAGATCATCAGTATGA